TATGCAAGTTCAGCAAGTAACACGATGCATATTCTTTGCATCAATAGATCCTTACTTCAGGGGATTAAGGTAGTTTACTTGCTGGCTGATAAGTCAAGTAACGAAGCCTAAGATTAGATGACTGATTAGATTACTAGTTTGTTTAACTGAGGTTCTCCACCTCGCCTAAGTCTCATAtcttaaagtaaagaaaagactATAACTCAGCAGCAAGCTGCCTTTACTTGGCTTCAAGTCCCAAAACCCAAAAGGTGATATGGTAATGATATGGTTATACCTGCTTGTTTGCTAGTATCAAAAGAGGGGCTCCCTGCAGATCATCGTGCCTAAGAACCTTTTCTGTTCAAATAGTTCAAGGTATCAGTGCATCCTTCTATTACCAATAATAAGCTCTTCACAACTATTAAAACTGCAGCCACATCATACAGCAGCATATTTTTCCCCAGTTTAACCATAGAATGTCAATTACCCAACGCAGATTTTGCATCTTCAAAACGTGATGGGCAAGCAGCATCAATTACATAAATCACAGCATGTGCCTCTTCGTAATATTTCTCCCAAATTGAGCGAAGACCAGGCTAACAAGAAAATTAcgtaaaaaacacttcaaaaactGAGCATGATGCATATACAGTGTtatacatcaaataaaaaagcaaaactaaGGAATAAAATCACTTATCTAACTGAAATCTCATGTTATGTGCAGCCCATTTCACATAACAGCTGTAGTAATGACTAGAGAGAGCTTATGCATAATATtctatagtttttaattaacaacAATAAGCATGGcataatataaaattctaatatttttcttttacacaAGATCGAGGATTTAAAATCTGGTATCAAATCCTGCTGTTCAGCAGAGCACCTACAATGCAATTGAATTGGCTCAACCACAAAGCAGGAAAAGCCCTTAAGCCTTACCAAAGCAAATGAAATTCCCACCTACATCGATTTTAGATAGTTTCagaaagttgattttttatgaacttCACATACCTGACCTCCTAGATCCCAAAACACCAGTTTTGAATTTGCCACTTCAATACGACCAATATTTAGTCCAACAGTAGGAATAATTCGATCAGGAGGAAGGCCTTCCAAGTTCGAGTGCACTGACTTCAATTTCTCCAGCAATGTCTACAAATTCACAAACAAATCATTGACAATAAGTGAACTTTCTGGCAGCTATACATAAATGAAGAGATGACAAATTTGTAAGGCTTCAGATGAATTCAACTAATGAGGCAAAAAGAAGCATTACCGTCTTCCCAGCCTTGTCGATTCCAAGAATGAGCACATGAAACTCTGTCTTACTAAATATATACTTCCAAAGGCCATAAAACAACGAGAACATCTCTGTGTTGTCTAATCTTATCAATTAGTTTCTTCCTTCTAACATTCAAGTCTCAAAGAAACAAGatttcacaattttaaacaGATTCCTCTCCTGCTCGTCAATTAACAATcctgaaaaacaaagagaaataatCCACATTATTGAGAAATCCAACTCAATCTGCTTTATTCGTGATGCTGTTTctatatatgtattatttatgatttgtttaagTTTCTAATAGCCAGAAAAGTTATTCAACACACTCAAATATCACTGTTGACAAAATGGGAATTCGGCAGATAATTAATCTTTCCACCAAGCGCTCTCCATTTTTCCTCATATTGGCCACCAACACACCACTAATCTCTGCTCATGTCATCATTGACTTGTTACAAAAACTAATCAAACCAAATATCCTTTTCCTTCTTATTACACCACAAAAAATCTGAGCTTCCATcttccaaaaccaaaaaaagttGATTAAAATCACGATctgaatttgaaaatactaaaaattattgaattacaaGTAAATCTCAAGATCCCATCTCAAAAACCATCAAAGGAAAAGCAATCCACAATCGAAACCGAACACAAGCTTGAAAGTGAGAGAATCCCAGTTGCTTTTTAGCattgaaaatcacaaaaacataagaaaaaactgaaacccagatcatatatatatatatatatatatatgatcatgtCAGGTCCTATATTAttcagaaaaaggaaagaaaaaaataaaattttaaatacgtCATGGAAATAATCAAAGACACATACATGTAAGAGTAGGAGCTGCTGCTCTGATCTGCTCCTGCTTAAATCTGCATGCGATTTCAGagagcttttctttctttctttcaactaACAAAACCTGTGGGTTTCtgctcctttttattttgtttttagtttttgatagtcaatttatttatatattcagattttttctctttcattttttctttcatgcctAAGGACAGTTGGGATTTTCTCAGATTGCCACTTCGTGGGCTTCCTCAATAATTTTAGGTCgtgtttggattattttgaagGAGGGCTAACCAAAGTGCTTCGTTAATGCTTCCTTCCGGGTGTTAAAAAACCAGTCCATATTTGTATTATCTGATCCGCTTTAAtctattaaaatcaaataatatatatataatagtaaataaaaaaaatataataaataaatattacagcaagtttgtaaattaatatttatttttatcttatttaaaaacatttttgctctaaatattttgtcaggaaacttcttattaaatttttttaatataaaataaaagcttaTTTCTTGTTAGAGAAGAagagtaattaaaatttaatagttaTACAAAGTATAAAAATTAGGCTAAATATTAAGGATATTATGATACCTACAAAATAAGCCTAGCTTGtagatatatataatattcataaaaaaaattagcctaacataatatatatataacttacttgggttttaaaaaaattaaataaattgagtttataatttataaaatattaaaaatttgattaaatataattatagccCAAACTCGATCCAAATACATCTATGAGGAGTATATTTTAACTTGTAGTAGAtgatgtttttcaaagtattttttgcctgaaaatacattaaaataatatattttttttattttttaaaatttatttttaatatcaaaataataaaataataaaaaaacgatttaaaataaaaaaaattaaaatgttttaaaagtacAGTAGTAAAAACGAACACAGCCTAACACCCCAACTTTCCCTCAACTCATCCAAATCCCAAACACACCGTTAAGTGTCAGAAAGGGTAGACTCGGAAACAAAAGGAGAGTCAACAAAAGCAAAGGCCGATAAgcgcaataaaaaaaaattgctaccAAAACAAAATCAGCAGAACATTTCACAAACTGGTAATaatctctcactctctctcatttccttgtaatttaattattataatcaattttattaattcttctgTTGATAATGCACAATCTGTCATTTTTTCTAAACctagaaagaaaattttattttttttgtttattttttaattctaatgaTCTGTTCGACTATTTAACCTTATGTCTAATCTGATTTTAACAAGAATTAAACAAATTGCTTTGTCTTTGTTGAATCAGATCAATCCGCAGCTGCTTTATAGCCACCAAAAAGATGAAGTAATTTTTCAGCCTTCTCTTGCTTGCATTCTAGTATTCTCAAATAtcttggaaaaacaaaaaaaatgggttttggTTTCTTTAATCATCTATGGATGTTTCTTTAAtcatttgtgttgtttttatgttatttaaagaaaattgggTTTTGGTTTTTGGGTTTCGGGCTTGGGATTTTTCTGTAATGATGATGGAACACGGTTTATGGGAGTTGTTTGTACAGTGTACATTTGGTGGGTTCTTTGGGAGTATTTTGATTGGTTGAGAAATTTTATGGAGAAATGGGGTTtgtattatgattttttctcaaTGCTTTATGTTATCGTTTTGGTTTAGTTTAGGTGTATGTTTTATGTAGTTGTGAGTTGTTTTGATGTGATGTTTATGTTGTTTTGTATTTGTAGTACTAGAGGACGAGTAAAATGGAATGAGGATAATCTGGGGGAGATCGAAGCAAATAAGCCTGAGAGGCAGAAAATCACTGAACCCAAGACCCCGTATCACCCCATGATTGATGTTGATGATGGCATGTTAATTTCTCACTTCTCTGCAATACCCTATCAAACTGTATTTATTTGTCTTTGAATGTGCATCAATCGTGCAGTTGTGTTTTGCTCGTGTTAACTGTTAAGAGCACATATGTTGTGGTCAAGTCTTCATGAGCTGAATTTTTTCTGGTGTTTCCCAAGATTTTGGTTCAAGTTCTCCTTTACATTACTGGATTCTGCACAAAGCTTTGTCATGAAATTTGCTGCTTTAAAAGTTTGGATAGTAATCACTGTTTGCTCTTTGATTTTTATCAGTAAAACTATGCCATCTTCCCTACACTAACTGAATGTTtgcggattttttttttcttatcatagaTTCTCTTTCTCCGAGGAGGGGCAGCAGCTTTAATGAGGTTGCTGAGGATACAATGCGTGCAGAAGAATTGAGGACTGCATTGGATATCATGGCTTCCTCAAGTAGAAACCCATCTAGAAGATCTAGTGGCTGGACCTCCTCCGAGGACGAGGTTGATCCTATGGAACAAGATGAAGAAGGTTCTCCATTACATCTTTGCTCTAAGTAGAAGATTTTTACTTTAAACTTAAATTCTTGGATTGTATAGATAACCATAAAATCTTTGAATCAACATTGTATTATTGCATTTACTATTGCACTGGCATGCCATCTTCCTGTTTCAATCCCATCAAAATGGGATTCTGAGAGAGAATTTGGAGAAGTCCTATTCTTCTGCACTTTTGTGTGAAGTGACTGCACAAAATGCTGGACCTTTCGCTTGTGCAGTTGCAAGTTGAGAAGGGATTTGTTTGCTTCTTCATCCAATTTTCCTCAGAAGTTTGTTTAACAGACATAATATTTAAGACTCCGTCAATCATCTCATTTGAAGCTGAGGAATTTATATGAGTTCTCTTTGGTTAGGATTTGGCCTTCAccattatatataaacatcatGCAAATTTGGAGCAGGCAACctgtgtttttttccttctttccctCATTTTTATGGtagtttttaattgttttgcatTTACCATATCATTACCTAGCATGACTTTTATGAACTTTCTATGTTCCTCTGTTGTCAGATTCTGAAACGGATAGGAATTCAAATTTTAGGGAGCACAGACGAGCACATTATGATGAGTTCCGGAAAGTGAAGGAACTAAGGCGGAAGGGTTCTTTCTTggaggatgaagaagaagaaaatggtgATGAGAAGGAGGGCACTTCATCATTAACCACCGGTGTGAGGGATATAGAAATTGAAGGTGCTGCAACTTCGCATCAAAATTCTTCACCTCCAGCTAATGGGGTTTAGAGTCTCTGAAACCAAACCGACGCTTGGGAAACTGACTGTTTTGGTTCTTTTATGGTATTTTGTTCTAAAACAAGATGTATCGCACCTGATTTGTGTGTTTTCATACAATGCTGTTCAAATCATGAGTTGACTTGCGAGTCAACTTATGTTTATGGTGTCAAAtcggtataaaaataaaaaaccagcaAAATCAGGTTATGATCGTTTTGACAATGGTGGCATATGACTTGATGTCTACTGTAATTGCAGCCCTGGTTCAGTGCTTTGATTGGAAGGTTAGGAGACAGGGAGCTGAGGCCAAGGTTAACATGGAAGCTGGATCAGGCATGTCAATGGACAGGGCTCATCcacttttatgttttcttgtaGTTTACTTCAACGCTCTTactgttaaaagataaaagcatTCATCTGTATCTGTTGTTCTAATTATATGACTTTCTTTACTGTGGAACAATCTTCATGCTAAGAAGTTGAGAcactttaataattatatatggatTTATATACTTATAGATTTTAAACCTAGAAAATTATGTCCACGTTTCTCTCTTTGTTAAATCAAGAGGTAAAATGCTGCGATAATGATTgttgtgattgaaaaaaataatttggttaaaattataattataatttaaataaaaaataaaaaataatttaatatatttaattaaaattactttttaaattaaaattcaatgataaaataataaaatatattatatatatatatatattaataaattttaattaaagtattatagatttaactataattatattataaaataaataatattgtataaaaaataatttttattattttattgaattatctataattttattattaacaaaatccACCCGACACGCTTTTAATCTGTAAAATGTTTCatctttgttttgaaatttcaacGACATTGTCAATCACATAGCATGGTACTAAATGCACgtgattgatttttctttctaatttagGCCATGTTTATTtactggaaagtagtttctagaaaatcattttccaaactttcatgtttttgtttgccattagaaaagttggtcaacgaaaaacactttccggtcaacgtaaaacactttctagtcaacgaaaaatactttttgatcaatggaaaacactttttagtaaaagaaaaatttgatttggttttcaggaaaatgtttttcctttactgtgtttgttttccagaaAGTGATTTCcgaaaaaatcactttccaaactttcttgtgtttgtttgccaatagaaaagttggtcaacgaaaaacactttctagtaaaaagaaaatttcatttggttttcaggaaagtgttttcctgaaaaatttaggggggaaacactttccagaagttgtgaaaaatttaaaaatatcattatttgctgattatatcaaatttgatcctcaaacttttgattactttttatatttttttttgaatatttatttttcaattttatctcttaaaattttatttttatattaactttggtctttatttttataattgctatttgctttttccttatcatttttttattaaaattttttatctatcaaatttgatcctcattattttgattgttacttattttatttgaaataatttatgaaatgttgattatttttattattttaatttcttcatctttttttttttaattttttagatttgatctctattattttgattattatttactttatttgagataatttatgaaattatattttttttcaatttcattctcagtcaaccttttaatttgtaagatttgttccttattattttaataaacttgaggaaaataaaatattaataagttattttccagctcattttccatgacataaccaaacactggaaattatttttcaatatttttcattgcactaccaaatatcgaaaaatactttctcagaattcactttccccgaaattcactttccaaaaggaaactactttcccgCAAACAAGCGAGACCTTATTGGTTGTTATTTCTCACGTTGGAGGGctatgaatttaattatttcagcCTTTCAaacatactttttatattttaaaaaaaaaattaatttttttttaattttaaattaatatatttttaatattttcaaattattttgatgtattaatgttaaaagtaatttttttaaaatataaaaaatatctttaatatgtattttgataatttgaaaaacaataataacttcACCATCAATCAAACAAGTTGATAACACAAATACCAATAACACAACATGAAATCCATTTTTTCTGCATAAACCAAAATGTCATATAAGAAGGAGTTTGAAAGAAATCATATAATTCACTgccctttaaaaaataaaaaaaacatttttaatattaatataaaaaattatttaaaaaataatcataacttcattatcaaacaaattatatacACAAAGATAACACAAGTACCAACAACACAACAAGaaatctattttataaaaaaaaacatttttaatattaatataaaaaattatttaaaaaacaatcataacttcATTATCAAACAAATTGTATACACAAAGATAACACAAGAACCAACAACACAACaagaaatctattttttttctgcaTAAACCAAATGAATCCAACGGTCCTATAAGAGGGAGTTTGAAAGAAACCACGTAATCCACTGCCCTCCCATACGCTTTCTTAAATATGAACTGCTGCTGcgataatgaaaacaaaataacgTGGGTCATTCTGCCTGGATTGTATCTTTGTGGAGGTGTGTTTGAGTTTTCCTTTTAAGATAAAAAGGCCAGCACTCTTCTAAccatttttgttggtttttttttttgtatttttaagttatttaaattatatataattttatatttaaatcatgtgtttttaaagtgATTGATGAACTTCTTAATTTGCGATTGTCAATTGTCATGAGAGAAAGCTCCTTTGTTGCAACCATGCAAGATATTCTCCTCCAAAGGAAATAAGATGTCATCTTTTATGAATAAATGAATCTCTCTTCTGCTGCTGTTGATGATTTTACTTGAGTAGGGAGGGACTAGCTTGCGCTGAAGGCTCTATGCATGCGGCTGGCTCACACCTTGGCCTCTCTACCCCACCACCAGCCACTTCAAATGACCTTGTCGTAGCCTCTGCTGGACCCGGAGGAATCTCCACTGTTGATGCTTTATGTTCACTCGCAAGACCTAATGGTGCTACAGTGTAGCTGTTGACTGCTCAGCCTGAGACAGGATCCCTGTTTGAAGCAGCACAGACCATGGCTGATGATAAGGGAGAGGGTGGTGATGGTGGAGAGGTGAAATTAAGGCATTTAATGCCCATCGAAAATGTTTACCAGGGGACCCTGTTTATGTTGGCAAGTTGGGAGGCAGAGACTTTAATAAGGACAGAGCCCTGAGGCCATTCGATCTCGCCATACCAATCTTGAATTAATCGACTTCTTTTTTCTGGATGGGAAATTACAGGACAATAAATGTTATAGGAGAAAAGAAGTGGATGCTTGCTTtccttatttctttgttttcttactGCTAGTTCGTTTATGGAACACAAGCAAAAGAGCTTaaaacccttttattttattttagactgTAAGACATTACAACCATGCTAGTAAAGGGAGATCTTATGAGCTTGGATTGCCCTTGCAGTGGAAGGAAGGCAATAAGCTAGTCAAGATCTTGGCTTACTTTGTGATGGCAACAGGGACACTGTGCAACAAAAGTGTCTCCATGGTTAGACCAGGTCCCAACCCGATCAGGACTCCCCACTCCAATCCTTCTCCTGTAGTGGCGAGGCCTTCCTTGACAGATCTCTCCCTCATCTCGTCAAGTACAAATAATACACAAGCACTCGCTACATTACCATACTCCCTTAGGATGTGCCTGGTAACACCAAGTTTCTCTCTTTTCAACTTAAGTTTTGCTTCCACTCCGTCAAGGATTGCCCGCCCGCCCGCATGCACAGCCCAAAATAAGGAGTTCCAATCACTTAAAACACCTCCAATTGGGGCAACAACTTCACGTAGAGCCGCTTCAACGTTGTCGGATATCAGCTTAGGCACATCCTCTGATAAATGGATCAGTAGCCCCATTTCGCGTACATGCCCTTCGATTGCGTGTTCCGAGTCAGGAATCATAATCTGTGCTGCCGAAACAAGTTGAAATATCGGCTTTTCAACCAGCGTGTCGGGATCTGAGCCGATGATTGCTGCTCCTGCTCCATCACCGAAAAGAGCTTGGCCAACGAGGCAACCTAACTGAGCTTCATTTGGAGCGTGAAAAGTAATTGCTGTAATTTCAGAGCACACGACAAGAACTCGAGCACCGGCATTGTTTTCGGCAAGATCCTTAGCAACTCGGAGGGCAGTCCCACCCCCATAGCAGCCTTGTTGATACAGCATCAGCCTTTTGACCGATGATCAGAGACCGAGCAGGTTGGCTAGTTGATAGTCTGCACCAGGCATGTGTACACCTGAGGTTGTGCAGAATACCAGGTGTGTGATCTTTGACATGGGGTGCCCCCATTCTTGGATAGCTTTCAGAGCTGCTTCCTTTCCAAGCTTGGGCACCTCTGCAAGTACTATATCCTGACGTACATTGAGAGAAGGAGTCATAAAGCTACCAATTTCAGGGTTTTCTTTGATCATTTCTTCCGTGAGGTGCATGTAGCGTTTGTTGATCATTGATTTTTGACCTGTTaggaaaattacacaaaaacaaGACACAACACAGATGATCTTGATTAATGTCAAATGCAAAAAAATGCTcgcaagtatatatatatatatatatatatatatatatatatatatatgtgcttACATATACGCTTGAACTTGGCTTTTAGCTCAGTTAAGTTCTCAGTTTTGGTGACTCGAAAGAAGTAATCAGGATAGTCAGCCTGGTAAAAACAATTTACAGGCACTGCAGTACCAATTGTTAGGACCATTGCTGGACCTCGAGCGCGCTGCGCTTTCCGAATCTCGTCAACCAATGCCATTGCCTGGATCTCAACGTCGACTCTGAGCAAAATATTTAGTTGAACTCAAGATTCTAAATTTTTGCCATCCTTGGACGTAGAGAAGTCTGTTTTATAAGTGCTTTCCGGTAAATCCAtattaataattgaaaatagtttctagaaattacttttaattaaggttggtttagaaaaatatatattttgttaaaattaagattgaacacaaagtaatttaatgtatttagttaagaatatttttgaaattgaggttataaaataactttaaaaaatatatattaatattgatgatttttaatttaaatattttaaatttaactattgttattacatcataaaataaataatactttatataaaatattttttattgttctattaaattatctacaattccatcatgtATGAAATACATTCGACAAGGactataatttttacaaatttcttAAGAGtacaacaacatcaggtaaaatataattaaaaaaaatgtgggattgcgatcaaattttgtAAATGCTATGTTATCAAGCGATCTctgtctaatttatgtagtgccattgaataatgtttaacactagtttttcaaataaaacacaattaaaaataaaaaatattttttttatttactgggTCGGACttggttcaatgcatttttaacTTTGGACTGGACCTGATCCGATTCAATGAACAGTGGAAAATGTCTCCACTATTTaggtgaacagtggagcatgactACACTGTGATTTCTTTGCACAAAAAGCAGTAAAGAACTGCTTCTTGTGATTTCTGTAAATTAACATGTGGCACAACCACTTTTTATGGCGGACCCTACTagtaaaaaattgtgttttttacaataccaaacaacaATATTTGTGGTTGCAGGGGAACCTCACCGCAACCACAATGCCAAACGACATAATGGactcaaaaaaatctttaaaaaaatctaaaaatctcTATACTCAATTAGTTTTGTTTGGGGTTAACAATACTCTAAAATACCTTAATCCAAGGTTAAAAGCTCATTGAGAATATATTTtcctttgaaatttgaaaagcactaaaaaaatgagtcaccaacttcttcttttatatatatatatatatatatatatatatatatatatatatatatatatgagtgtCTGGGTTATCTTATACTCActtcgactaatctcacggggtACTAAAGTTAACGATTATCCGCAACCACAATGCTAAACGGCATAAtggacttaaaaaaaatctaaaaaaaaaatctaaaaatctcTATACTCAATTAGTTTTGTTTGGGGTTAGCAATACTCTAAAATACCTTAATCCAAGGTTAAAAGCtcattgataatatattttcctTTGGAATTTAAAAAGCACTAAAAAAATGAGTCcccaacttcttctttttatatatatatatattaatgtgagTGTCTGGGTTATCTTATGCTCACTTCGACTAATCTCATAGGGtactaaaattaatgattatttaagttttcaatgaccttaaaatttataagacttaAACTGATAaactatagaaaataaactaaaaacttGATTAGTTAAGTTTCATCACCAACTTATTTACTTGCTATAATTGAAAGTCTCGGTCTCTTCGTATTATTCCACATGATATAGATGTTAATTTCTCCAAATTCTCATTTAACTTAAgaccaactttttttaattttctttatttgatttttattgggtcaaaGGCAGCACTAAATAACATTAAGAAGGTCACAGGCGTAAATTACataaaacccaaacaaaaaatatcaaacccTCGACAGGATAAAAGTCGGAATCTCATAATAAAACTCCcatcacatttatttattttttcttttttgtcggTGTGTATTATGCTTTCCCGATCTCGTTAATGGAAGGAggattctttctttcttcgtccccaaaatatctttcttttttcggCTCCGAAACTTTCATCTTTTGGCACCGAACTTGCCCTCAGATATTTTCACTCTTATGCTCCATCACTCCCACCTGCTCGACTACATTCAAACCTAACACACTCTCTCTCGAAAATACTTCAACTATCCATTGGTTACACTATTTGTATTtcggattattttttatattaattttagctGAGTACATGAATTTTAACGTTTTTATTTGAGTGAgcacatcaaataaaataatttaataaatg
The genomic region above belongs to Populus alba chromosome 12, ASM523922v2, whole genome shotgun sequence and contains:
- the LOC118060533 gene encoding uncharacterized protein, translating into MFSLFYGLWKYIFSKTEFHVLILGIDKAGKTTLLEKLKSVHSNLEGLPPDRIIPTVGLNIGRIEVANSKLVFWDLGGQPGLRSIWEKYYEEAHAVIYVIDAACPSRFEDAKSALEKVLRHDDLQGAPLLILANKQDLTDAASAEELARYLDLKKLDERVYIFEAVSAYDGMGIKESVEWLVEVMERSKRTEMLRARAGVTGPGA
- the LOC118060532 gene encoding protein phosphatase inhibitor 2 yields the protein MNTRGRVKWNEDNLGEIEANKPERQKITEPKTPYHPMIDVDDDSLSPRRGSSFNEVAEDTMRAEELRTALDIMASSSRNPSRRSSGWTSSEDEVDPMEQDEEDSETDRNSNFREHRRAHYDEFRKVKELRRKGSFLEDEEEENGDEKEGTSSLTTGVRDIEIEGAATSHQNSSPPANGV